In Nicotiana tabacum cultivar K326 chromosome 11, ASM71507v2, whole genome shotgun sequence, a single window of DNA contains:
- the LOC107777586 gene encoding SKP1-like protein 1 — protein sequence MASSSSSTTGEKKMLTLKSGDNEAFYLEESLVLQSDLIKTIVKEECISSIPLPSIKSKTLVKIIEYLKKHAELTASNKEDFKNFEKEFVNVALEELLDITVAVSYLKINGLLEFCCQAVADRIKDKSVEAVQKIFKIESDFTPEEVTEFKRETSWAFEGDLDDTTI from the coding sequence atggcatcatcatcatcgtcaacAACGGGAGAGAAGAAGATGTTGACACTGAAGAGCGGCGATAACGAAGCATTTTACCTTGAGGAATCTTTGGTCTTACAGTCTGACCTTATCAAGACCATTGTGAAAGAGGAATGCATTTCCAGCATCCCATTGCCTAGTATCAAAAGCAAGACACTGGTAAAAATTATTGAATACCTCAAGAAGCACGCGGAGCTCACTGCCTCGAACAAAGAAGACTTCAAGAATTTCGAGAAAGAGTTTGTGAATGTTGCGTTGGAAGAGCTGCTTGACATAACTGTGGCAGTAAGTTATCTGAAAATTAATGGTTTGTTGGAATTCTGTTGCCAGGCTGTGGCTGACAGAATAAAGGACAAGAGCGTTGAAGCCGTTCAGAAGATTTTTAAAATTGAAAGTGATTTTACCCCAGAAGAAGTGACAGAGTTTAAAAGGGAAACTTCTTGGGCCTTTGAAGGTGACCTTGATGATACCACCATCTAG